In Aquimarina spinulae, a single window of DNA contains:
- a CDS encoding ABC transporter ATP-binding protein: MIEIKDLHKSYQMGSNSLHVLKGIDFSVKEGELVAIMGSSGSGKSTLLNILGMLDEADSGSYFLDEVPIKGLNETKAAQYRNKFLGFVFQSFNLINYKTALENVALPLYYQRKKRKERIDKAMDYLGKVGLAEWATHLPSELSGGQKQRVAIARALAADPKVLLADEPTGALDSKTSYEVMDIIQNINDEGKTILVVTHEPDIADMCKRIVHLKDGVIVEDKEVEQVRASQYV, from the coding sequence ATGATTGAAATAAAAGACTTACATAAATCTTACCAAATGGGAAGCAATTCGCTTCATGTACTTAAAGGAATAGATTTTAGTGTGAAAGAAGGCGAGTTGGTCGCTATAATGGGATCTTCGGGTTCTGGAAAATCTACACTGTTAAATATCTTAGGAATGCTGGATGAGGCAGATAGCGGAAGTTATTTTCTAGATGAAGTTCCTATCAAAGGGTTAAACGAAACCAAAGCAGCACAGTATCGCAACAAATTTTTAGGATTTGTTTTTCAATCTTTTAATTTGATTAATTACAAGACAGCTCTAGAAAATGTAGCCCTTCCATTATATTATCAACGTAAAAAACGAAAAGAAAGAATTGATAAAGCAATGGACTACCTTGGTAAAGTTGGATTGGCAGAATGGGCGACACACTTACCAAGTGAACTTTCTGGAGGACAAAAACAACGTGTGGCAATTGCCAGAGCATTAGCTGCAGATCCTAAAGTATTATTAGCCGATGAACCCACAGGAGCTTTGGATAGTAAAACTTCTTATGAAGTAATGGATATCATCCAAAATATTAATGATGAAGGTAAAACCATATTAGTAGTAACCCACGAACCAGATATTGCCGATATGTGTAAACGTATAGTACACCTTAAAGATGGTGTTATTGTAGAAGATAAAGAAGTAGAACAAGTTAGAGCATCTCAATATGTTTGA
- a CDS encoding ABC transporter permease → MFDRDRWGEIFEAIGKNKLRTFLSGFTVALGILIFTILLGLGNGLLNSFLSSFVDDAQNIIFIRGGNTSKAYKGFQENRRIQFKNEDFEFIKSNYIGKVEFATPRIYRNGSAKYKKESGSYSIRAVHPDHQYLEKTIMMNGRYLNESDINERTKNIVIGRLVEKDLFKNEKALGKMLNVDGIAYKIIGVFQDSGGDNEERIIYMPYKTVQLLYGNNDHINQINLSYNMAMSTEQAIAFSKKIEEDFKEKFKVAPDDQSAIRVRSFAEDIKETMVILGGIYMIIFVVGIGTLISGVIGIGNIMTFSVKERTKELGIRKALGASPKSIIAMVLQESVLITSVAGYLGLILGILALKLIGNNLEEFFILNPKVDTGIIMTATMVLIFFGLLAGYIPARRAARIKPIIALRDE, encoded by the coding sequence ATGTTTGATAGAGATAGATGGGGTGAAATATTTGAAGCTATAGGAAAAAATAAGCTACGTACATTCCTTTCGGGATTTACTGTAGCTTTAGGAATCCTGATCTTTACAATTCTATTAGGGCTGGGTAATGGCCTTCTCAATAGTTTTTTAAGCAGTTTTGTGGATGATGCTCAAAACATTATATTCATTCGTGGCGGAAACACATCAAAAGCATACAAAGGCTTTCAGGAAAATAGAAGAATTCAGTTTAAAAATGAAGATTTCGAATTTATAAAAAGTAATTATATAGGCAAAGTTGAGTTTGCTACCCCAAGAATATATAGAAATGGTTCTGCAAAATATAAGAAAGAATCTGGTAGCTATAGTATAAGAGCTGTACATCCCGATCATCAATATCTTGAGAAAACCATAATGATGAACGGACGATATCTTAATGAGTCAGATATTAACGAACGTACCAAGAACATTGTTATTGGTAGATTAGTAGAGAAGGATCTTTTTAAAAATGAAAAGGCCTTAGGTAAAATGCTAAATGTAGATGGGATTGCTTATAAAATAATTGGAGTTTTTCAAGATAGTGGCGGTGATAATGAAGAGCGAATAATCTATATGCCATATAAAACTGTTCAATTACTCTATGGAAATAATGATCATATTAATCAGATAAACTTATCTTATAATATGGCTATGAGTACCGAACAGGCTATTGCATTTTCTAAAAAAATTGAAGAAGATTTTAAAGAAAAATTTAAAGTAGCCCCAGATGATCAAAGTGCAATCAGGGTACGAAGTTTTGCAGAAGATATTAAAGAAACGATGGTTATTCTTGGAGGTATTTATATGATCATATTTGTTGTAGGCATAGGTACTCTAATCTCTGGAGTTATTGGTATTGGTAATATCATGACGTTTAGTGTTAAAGAACGTACCAAAGAATTAGGAATCAGAAAAGCACTGGGAGCATCACCAAAATCAATCATAGCTATGGTGCTTCAAGAATCAGTTCTGATAACATCTGTCGCAGGATATCTTGGATTAATTTTAGGAATTCTTGCATTAAAACTTATAGGTAATAATCTAGAGGAGTTTTTTATTCTTAACCCTAAGGTTGATACAGGTATTATTATGACTGCCACAATGGTATTGATATTTTTCGGACTTTTGGCAGGGTATATCCCAGCAAGAAGAGCAGCAAGAATAAAGCCTATAATTGCGTTAAGAGATGAATAA
- a CDS encoding ABC transporter permease, whose translation MKFIFERDTWQEIYGAIRKNKVRTIITVIGVTWGVFLFVFLLGMAKGLDNSFRSQFNDFATNTMFVWGQQTSMPNEGFKRGRRMQLTLNDVETLESQVDDIEYIAPRNVTGQWGTPPGQFVKGSKSGAFKVFGDYPTIDKVSKKKIFKGGRFINEEDIKYERKVCVIGEDIYKQFYDKDEEAVGDFVRINGIYFKVIGVYKPTQSGFEGDDSIFLPFTTFQTIFNQGENISWMVITAKPDKNIVNTETTIKTTLKRMHNVHPDDTQAFGSFNLGEEVAKINGFLAGMRLITYIVGIATLIAGVIAIGNVLLITVKERTREIGVRRALGATPAEVRGQIMLESVLLTFLAGLLGFIFGTLLLWGINTAIGNNDDVPILNPTVDFFAVTGALLSIVLLGTIIGLIPAQKAVSIKPIEALREE comes from the coding sequence ATGAAATTTATATTTGAAAGAGATACCTGGCAAGAAATTTATGGAGCTATTCGTAAGAATAAAGTAAGAACCATAATTACAGTTATCGGGGTAACCTGGGGAGTGTTTTTATTTGTGTTCCTTTTAGGAATGGCTAAGGGGTTGGATAATAGTTTTAGAAGTCAATTTAATGATTTTGCAACCAATACAATGTTTGTTTGGGGGCAACAAACCAGTATGCCTAACGAAGGCTTTAAGAGAGGGAGACGAATGCAACTCACATTGAATGATGTCGAAACATTAGAATCTCAGGTTGATGATATAGAGTATATCGCTCCTCGTAATGTTACTGGTCAATGGGGAACCCCACCAGGGCAATTTGTAAAAGGCTCTAAGTCGGGGGCATTTAAAGTATTTGGGGATTATCCAACGATAGATAAAGTATCGAAGAAAAAAATATTTAAGGGAGGAAGATTTATTAATGAAGAAGATATAAAATATGAACGTAAAGTCTGTGTTATTGGTGAAGATATTTATAAGCAATTCTATGATAAAGATGAAGAAGCAGTAGGAGATTTTGTGAGAATAAATGGAATTTATTTCAAAGTAATAGGAGTATATAAACCTACTCAATCTGGATTCGAAGGAGATGATTCTATTTTTTTACCATTTACAACATTTCAAACCATTTTTAATCAGGGTGAAAATATATCCTGGATGGTGATCACTGCCAAACCAGATAAGAATATTGTAAACACAGAAACTACAATAAAGACTACGCTTAAAAGAATGCATAATGTACATCCAGATGATACGCAGGCTTTTGGAAGTTTTAATCTAGGTGAAGAAGTAGCAAAAATTAATGGATTTCTGGCGGGTATGCGTTTGATCACTTATATTGTAGGAATAGCTACTCTTATTGCAGGAGTAATAGCAATAGGTAATGTTCTTTTAATTACTGTTAAAGAACGTACCAGAGAGATTGGAGTACGTAGAGCATTGGGAGCAACACCAGCAGAGGTGAGAGGCCAAATCATGCTAGAATCTGTATTGCTTACCTTTTTAGCAGGATTATTAGGTTTTATTTTTGGTACACTGTTACTTTGGGGTATCAATACCGCAATCGGTAATAATGATGATGTGCCCATTTTAAACCCTACAGTCGATTTCTTTGCGGTAACCGGAGCATTATTATCTATAGTCTTATTAGGAACAATAATAGGGCTTATCCCAGCACAAAAAGCCGTAAGCATAAAACCAATTGAAGCATTAAGAGAAGAATAA